The genomic region AGCCAGAgggaaaaaaaatcataaaaataaaaaataaaatataataataatacaatttttttattaatttttcaaaagacaaaaaataaaaaatgaataatGCATCTTCTCTTCtgcatcttcttcttcctcttctctctctctctctctcgctctaaATCCGAGCTTCCTCCACGTTAGGGTTTTCTTCTCATCTCTCTTATCCtcacttccttcttcttcttcttcttcaactttgGTTCCGTCATTTTCAACTTTCCAGAACCTTCGTTTTCAAACGAGCTTCCGTTTTCAGCTTCAGCTTCCACCACGTTCCGCATCGCGTTTTGAAAAACGGTTCGTTTTATTCCTGCTAGATCcttaaacgacgccgttttgttgTTTAGTTTTTGTATTTGCTGTGTGCTTCGTTAGTTGTAGTTTTGGATCTTCTCCTTCTTTGTGATGCAGTTTTGGATTCCGTACGCTGCAACGAAGACACtgcatttttgttgttgttgttgttcatgCTTTGATCTTTTATcgaaaatgtgatttttggataTAGTTGAACAATGGATTCGTTTACCaatattagaagaaaaaaaaagtttttgagttttaattttaaatcactttgttatatatcattatttttctttctattttttttttcgactTTGATAATGAAAGTTTGGATGttatagtttcttttttttttttttttatcgtgAGCGTGTGGATGCCAATCCAGTTTATGAAGATTGGTGCAACATTCTTAAACTAATTTTAaagcttgattttttttaaaaaaaattaaaaataaaatgtaactatttctttgattttatttttgaaaaataggcATAGACTTATCGAAtcgttttaaaaattttatttttcaaattattaaaaaagagTTAGATcgctttttttttcttccttaatTTGAAATATTTACAGTTTGCTTCTTGTTattgtttctattttttttctcaaaaaaaaaaaaaatcaattttgatgAGAATATGGCGCTTAGTTATGCCTTTCCATCCTTTTTTTTCTCCGTAGCATAAAAAGTGTTGTGTAATGTGTTAGTTAAACTGCAAGTTGCTTCCTGCTTTGCTTTACTTTTCATCTGATCTATTGATTTGACATATTATTGAATGGCCCCGAAAGCAAAAGATGATTCCTACTTCATAAATCatagtactttttttttttctgtttagaTATGCTGGTCATATTCTAATAGAATTAGATGGTAAATTAAACTAGATCCTATGCATAAATGGATGTCAAAATTGCATTGTGTATTGTACACTATCCACACATACCTGCGTTTATGTCCTTATGACTGTAGTTTTCTCTTCTTTGAGTTTTATCATATAAGTGGATGTTTAACTCTGGAGAAGACAATAAATTTAATTGGTTCAATAAATCTTCCTGTTCCTATTAGTTTCTCTTGCAGTTCTGATGATgtcaatttttgttttcttttgattGCTGTCTTCTTTTGTTCTTAACTTTTACTGGTTTTCTGATTTATTCAAATGTTTCTGATTGCTTTAGGGATTTAACCTCACATAGCTGGTGAAGAAGTGAATGTATCATTTGGAGTTCAAGTTTGATTTGACCAAAACAATGGTCCTGATTCTAAAAGGTCACTGTCCTTGAATGGTAAGTGTATGGTGTCTGGAGCCACAGTGAAATGAATTAGAATAAACATTCTTCACACCAAAGCTAAGCTAGTGGAGCCAACTTATCTTTAGTTAATGGGTTCATACAGTGGCACTTGTGAAATAGTTGAAGCAGGGGAAGACATAGATAAAGAGAAAGCTGCAGAGATATATCGATCTAATTCTGGATATAATGCAGCTGAGAAAAACCAGAAGCTTCCTGTGCTGAAACTACAGCATAAGGATCATCTAGATGATGAAATTAATAAGCTGTTTGAGTCAATTACTCTTAAATCTTCATCAAGGGATTGGAGCCTTATACAAGATGGTACCAGCCCTAAGATGAAAAGTACATTAAAAAAGCCAATGACAATGGGTGTTCCTCGGTCGCCACGAGTTGGAGCTTCTGAGCCAGTGACTTTAAAGCAAGCATTAAGGGACATGTGTATATCTAAGGCATCTGAAATGGCTGCTATGAGAAGATTATCAAAGTCATCAGCTTCTCCAAGAATATCTGAGGCTGGAAAGATACATACACTGTACAATTCTGTTGTAGTTGAAGCTAGACGATCAGGGCCTTCTTATGTTGGTAGTAAAGGTAGTAGTACAATGGAGATATCTCTAGAGACAGATGAAAGTAAGTCACTTTCATTGGATACAACTTCCCAGTCTCATTCAAATGCTACAAGCACATCATTGAGCCAAAATGTTCATACTTCTGAAACTGCTGGAACAACTGAACACAATGATACCAGGGATTCATCATCAATGCAAAGTGATTCTGCATCTTCATCATGTAAAGTAGTTGTTCAATCACAGCGTTTGGAACCTGCTCAAGTAGAAAAACAAATATCTGAATCTTCTCCTTCTGGTGATAGCAGTAAGGGAAGTAAATTAGACTTGTGTGAAAACGAGTCATCCCCTAAAAAACTAGGAAACAAAGCATCTGTACCAAAGAAAGGTAAGCTACACTCAGGATCTTCCTCTTCTACCTCAGTAAATGGCAACAGAGTGTGCAAAAAGTCGCGATCCCCTCGAACAGTCAAAATGGTCATCAAGAACAAGGGTTTGGTAAAGAAGAAACTAAAGCAGGGTTCAGGTTCTGCATTATGTGATCCTAGATCCAATGATGCAAATAATAAGCCAGCTCCACTGGTATGTGAAAGATGTTTGTGTGCTATAGAAAACAAAGGTAAAGGAGACAACCAAGACATGGGGTCTATCAGGCCTGGAGAAGGAGTAAACTCAAGTGAGGCGCGGTCAGGCTTGGTTTCGACCAGCTGCAATAGTGGCAGAGAAATTACAGAGGTGAAAAAGAATACCAGATTGAAAGAGCAACTTGAATTTTCACAAAGTTCAAAGAGTAGTCAAGGTGATTATAGCAGTAGTACCAGTACCAGTGATGAGAGCAATGTCAGTGGCTCTACTTGTGGCAATAGGCCTCACATGTCAAAGGATGTTAGGTGGGAAGCCATTCGACATGGTCAAATGCGTCATGGAGTCTTGGGATTGAGACATTTTAATCTTTTGAAGAAACTTGGCTGTGGAGACATTGGGACTGTTTATCTTGCTGAACTGATTGGCACAAATTGCTTGTTTGCTATTAAGGTTATGGACAATGAATTTTTGGCAAGAAGGAAGAAGATGCCTCGGGCTCAAACAGAAAGAGAAATATTAAGGATACTGGATCATCCTTTTCTTCCAACAATGTATGCACAGTTTACATCAGATAATCTGGCATGTCTGGTCATGGAGTACTGTCCTGGTGGAGATCTTCATGTTCTACGTCAGAAACAGCTTGGTAGAAGTTTTTCAGAGCCAGCAGCAAGGTATGATACTAagcatttcattttctgtttggtTAAAAGTATATGCAAATTCCACCTACTAAAACTTAGGTTAGATACATTAGTTTGCATAGTTGATGAAATATGCTAGTTGGCTTGTGATCCTTCTCATCAATCATCACTTTCCCTAGTATATTCAAATAGGATTTGCTAAATTCTCATGAACGTCACTTTCATGTTGTGTTGTACAAACATGATTTGCACTGTTGCAGATTGTGTAACTTGAAAGAGTATGTTTGTTACCTTGTAAATTCTTGTGTTATGTAATAGGGTCATACACTCATTCCTTCTGGATAGACATAGGCTACCTTGTTCACAGCATATTGGAAATTGGATTATGAATATAATATGATGTTTAATTAAACAAAACTTTTATTATACACTGATGATTATGATTTGTTATGTGTGCAGGTTTTATGTTGCTGAAGTCCTTCTTGCTTTGGAATACTTGCACATGCTTGGAATTGTTTACCGTGATTTGAAACCTGAAAACATTCTAGTTAGAGAAGACGGGCACATT from Arachis ipaensis cultivar K30076 chromosome B02, Araip1.1, whole genome shotgun sequence harbors:
- the LOC107626405 gene encoding serine/threonine-protein kinase D6PKL1-like, which translates into the protein MGSYSGTCEIVEAGEDIDKEKAAEIYRSNSGYNAAEKNQKLPVLKLQHKDHLDDEINKLFESITLKSSSRDWSLIQDGTSPKMKSTLKKPMTMGVPRSPRVGASEPVTLKQALRDMCISKASEMAAMRRLSKSSASPRISEAGKIHTLYNSVVVEARRSGPSYVGSKGSSTMEISLETDESKSLSLDTTSQSHSNATSTSLSQNVHTSETAGTTEHNDTRDSSSMQSDSASSSCKVVVQSQRLEPAQVEKQISESSPSGDSSKGSKLDLCENESSPKKLGNKASVPKKGKLHSGSSSSTSVNGNRVCKKSRSPRTVKMVIKNKGLVKKKLKQGSGSALCDPRSNDANNKPAPLVCERCLCAIENKGKGDNQDMGSIRPGEGVNSSEARSGLVSTSCNSGREITEVKKNTRLKEQLEFSQSSKSSQGDYSSSTSTSDESNVSGSTCGNRPHMSKDVRWEAIRHGQMRHGVLGLRHFNLLKKLGCGDIGTVYLAELIGTNCLFAIKVMDNEFLARRKKMPRAQTEREILRILDHPFLPTMYAQFTSDNLACLVMEYCPGGDLHVLRQKQLGRSFSEPAARFYVAEVLLALEYLHMLGIVYRDLKPENILVREDGHIMLTDFDLSLRCDVSPTLLKQSSDMDPAKVSGPCVQSNCIEPFCIEPVCQVPCFSPRFLPPAAKARKQKAELAAHIRSLPQLVAEPTDARSNSFVGTHEYLAPEIIKGEGHGAAVDWWTFGVFLYELLYGRTPFKGSNNEETLANVVLQSLRFPDTPFVSFQARDLIRGLLVKEPENRLGTEKGAAEIKQHPFFEGLNWALIRCATPPEVPDLCEFEFSEITSQSHGNKGGKYLECKTTGEQVEFELF